The following proteins are co-located in the [Pasteurella] mairii genome:
- the mazF gene encoding mRNA interferase MazF yields MPEYIPDVGDIIWLNFTPQAGHRPAVVLTPKSYNHLTGLLVCCPLTTKIKGYPFEVAVSGRPKNVVLSDQVKSLDWRIRQAEFKGKITTLELTEIRQKVSLLLNL; encoded by the coding sequence ATGCCTGAATATATCCCTGATGTAGGCGACATTATTTGGTTAAACTTTACACCGCAAGCTGGGCATCGTCCTGCTGTGGTATTAACGCCAAAATCTTATAATCATTTAACCGGTTTGTTAGTCTGTTGCCCTTTAACCACCAAAATTAAAGGTTACCCTTTCGAAGTCGCTGTCAGTGGTCGCCCTAAAAATGTTGTATTATCCGATCAAGTTAAAAGTTTAGACTGGCGAATCCGTCAAGCAGAATTTAAAGGAAAAATTACCACATTGGAATTAACAGAAATTCGCCAAAAAGTATCATTATTGCTGAATCTTTAA
- a CDS encoding TnsA endonuclease N terminal, protein MKTEPTFQQVRKIKPTRLSVSGLLPFKDGVSIPYESTLERDLLLYFTYMPAVEEIISQPVRLLFVKNEMTYPYTPDFFIRFNDGRPSLLIEVKPKSKWQEHWRDWKEKWKAAMAFSKKNECIFHIYDEDRIRHLALFNINAVQRYKRLQYDPEDIEAVLTQVKLHDNTTIDFLLSRLFTGSLYRIKGLQVIYHLLATKQLTCNWFEPLSEFTEVWGYSND, encoded by the coding sequence ATGAAAACAGAACCCACTTTCCAACAGGTTCGTAAGATCAAACCAACGCGCCTTAGCGTATCAGGTTTACTCCCTTTTAAAGATGGAGTAAGCATTCCTTACGAATCTACGCTTGAGCGAGATCTTTTACTTTATTTTACTTATATGCCTGCGGTAGAGGAAATCATTTCTCAACCTGTCCGCCTTCTGTTTGTAAAGAACGAAATGACTTACCCTTACACGCCTGATTTCTTCATTCGCTTCAATGATGGACGACCATCGCTTTTGATTGAAGTAAAGCCGAAATCAAAATGGCAGGAACATTGGCGTGATTGGAAAGAAAAATGGAAGGCTGCAATGGCATTCAGCAAAAAGAACGAGTGCATCTTCCATATTTATGATGAAGATAGAATTCGCCACCTTGCATTATTCAACATTAACGCAGTTCAACGTTATAAGCGATTACAGTACGATCCAGAAGATATTGAGGCGGTACTTACTCAAGTTAAATTACACGACAATACAACAATAGATTTTCTACTCTCTCGATTATTTACAGGTTCACTCTATCGAATCAAAGGATTACAGGTTATCTATCACTTATTAGCAACCAAGCAACTGACTTGCAACTGGTTTGAACCATTATCTGAATTTACCGAAGTTTGGGGGTATTCAAATGACTAA
- a CDS encoding integrating conjugative element protein, PFL family, which yields MDYFSFFGQNVMIKRAILLYFCTSVVAWADLSQNQDYRVKISVFSTQPYPIQNAQLAQHFYHLDKVEQWEEQISQALSANPAQAERQAKAFFQRPDSQTKIRELQLAYQGVIVGWQMGIRKVPAVLFDSPKFGQTVVYGVNDVQQAITLWEQWIHQKGEK from the coding sequence TTGGATTATTTCTCTTTCTTTGGGCAAAACGTCATGATAAAGCGAGCTATCCTTTTATATTTCTGCACCAGTGTTGTGGCTTGGGCTGATTTGTCCCAAAACCAAGACTATCGAGTAAAAATTTCTGTTTTCAGTACGCAACCCTACCCAATTCAAAATGCACAGCTAGCTCAACATTTTTATCACCTTGATAAAGTAGAACAATGGGAAGAACAGATCAGTCAAGCCTTAAGTGCCAATCCCGCACAAGCGGAACGTCAAGCTAAAGCGTTCTTTCAACGTCCCGATAGCCAAACCAAAATTCGCGAATTACAACTGGCTTATCAAGGCGTGATTGTGGGCTGGCAAATGGGAATTCGCAAAGTACCCGCTGTGTTATTTGATAGTCCAAAATTTGGTCAAACCGTGGTTTATGGGGTGAATGATGTTCAACAGGCGATAACACTTTGGGAACAATGGATACATCAAAAAGGGGAGAAATAA
- a CDS encoding Protein of uncharacterised function (DUF3532), translated as MTSSTFAVATKVSIQQDLFQITLQDGRILGVPFSWFPKLEQASQAERENYELSPTGEGIHWWELDLNLSINGLLAGKREFNPEWSIKDYLARKKLSMPSS; from the coding sequence ATGACTTCTTCAACATTCGCAGTAGCCACTAAAGTCTCTATTCAGCAAGATTTATTTCAAATTACTTTGCAAGATGGAAGAATATTAGGAGTGCCATTTAGTTGGTTTCCGAAATTAGAACAGGCTTCGCAAGCTGAACGAGAAAACTATGAACTCTCTCCTACGGGGGAAGGTATTCATTGGTGGGAGCTTGATTTGAATTTATCCATTAATGGATTATTAGCAGGTAAACGCGAATTTAATCCAGAATGGTCAATAAAAGACTATTTAGCACGTAAAAAGCTATCTATGCCTTCAAGCTAA
- the traC gene encoding DNA primase TraC, translating into MNSQIQHKPDLYQEITDRIIKCLEEGAAPWLKPWNSPDYNLALPKNAVSGRLYSGVNILLLWMASAEKGYKQSKWLTAQSANKLGGHVRKGEKATIIVNYRPVDREKLDDEGNTILDDEGNPEMEHFALLKRHAVFNIEQCENLPQYLYDDTHIIKNDEDPYEIFREIRQIIDGMSVKVDIKPQNKAYYSSAKDVIAIPEIKQFTSEQEFYSVLLHEITHATGHKDRLNREGVTGTSGRLSKVYAFEELVAEMGSAFLCAHIGFNTVQQNAGYINGWIQLLKEDKRAIFKASGKAREACQYMFDCLQVMEQYERLNFAA; encoded by the coding sequence ATGAACTCACAAATTCAACATAAACCCGATTTATACCAAGAAATTACTGACAGAATCATCAAATGCTTAGAAGAAGGGGCTGCCCCATGGTTAAAACCCTGGAATAGCCCCGATTATAACCTTGCACTGCCTAAGAATGCGGTATCCGGTCGCTTATACTCCGGCGTCAATATATTGCTTCTTTGGATGGCAAGTGCTGAAAAAGGTTATAAACAGAGCAAATGGCTCACCGCACAGTCAGCAAATAAATTAGGCGGTCACGTGCGCAAGGGTGAAAAAGCTACCATTATTGTAAATTATCGCCCGGTTGATCGAGAAAAACTTGATGATGAGGGAAATACCATATTGGATGATGAGGGTAACCCTGAAATGGAGCATTTTGCTCTACTTAAAAGACATGCTGTATTTAATATTGAGCAATGTGAAAACTTGCCTCAATACTTATACGATGATACTCATATCATCAAAAATGACGAAGATCCTTATGAAATTTTTAGAGAAATTCGCCAAATCATTGATGGAATGAGCGTTAAAGTTGATATTAAGCCACAAAATAAGGCTTATTACTCATCGGCAAAAGATGTCATTGCGATACCTGAAATTAAACAATTTACAAGCGAACAAGAATTTTATTCTGTTCTACTCCATGAAATAACTCATGCAACCGGTCACAAAGATCGATTAAATCGTGAAGGTGTAACAGGCACATCAGGTCGTCTGAGTAAAGTCTATGCGTTTGAGGAACTTGTCGCTGAAATGGGATCCGCTTTTTTGTGTGCACATATTGGTTTTAATACTGTGCAACAAAATGCCGGATACATTAACGGTTGGATCCAACTGCTTAAAGAAGATAAAAGAGCCATCTTTAAAGCATCTGGGAAAGCACGTGAAGCCTGTCAATATATGTTTGACTGTTTACAAGTCATGGAACAATATGAACGTTTAAATTTTGCAGCATAG